One Nocardioides luti DNA window includes the following coding sequences:
- a CDS encoding LLM class flavin-dependent oxidoreductase, with amino-acid sequence MSTLKFHWFLPTNGGDGRQVVGGGHGVNALPSGRPASVSYLGQVARGAEDMGFDAALTPAGAWCEDAWLSTAMLSQVSERLKFLVAFRPGLVSPFLAAQMAGTFQNMTGGRLLLNVVTGGESHEQRMFGDFLDKTERYERCDEFLTIVRRLWAGETVTFEGKHLQVENASLAQIPDPVPEIYFGGSSPAAGDVAAKHADVYLTWGEPPEAVAEKVKWIRGLAEQQGRDITFGIRMHTITRDTAEEAWAEADRLVAGIDEETVAKVQAGLRKSESEGQRRMLELNGGSKDDLEIYPNVWAGVGLVRGGAGTALVGSHEQVAERIEEYHSVGIDEFVLSAYPHLEGAYWFGEGVLPVLAKKGLWEHPHPTAVSAQVPFAAEGSKAAS; translated from the coding sequence ATGAGCACGCTGAAGTTCCACTGGTTCCTCCCGACCAACGGCGGTGACGGCCGGCAGGTCGTCGGCGGCGGGCACGGCGTCAACGCCCTGCCCTCGGGCCGCCCGGCGTCCGTGTCCTACCTGGGCCAGGTCGCCCGCGGGGCCGAGGACATGGGCTTCGACGCCGCGCTGACGCCGGCCGGCGCCTGGTGCGAGGACGCCTGGCTCTCCACGGCGATGCTCAGCCAGGTCTCGGAGCGGCTGAAGTTCCTCGTGGCCTTCCGGCCCGGGCTCGTCTCGCCGTTCCTCGCCGCCCAGATGGCCGGCACCTTCCAGAACATGACCGGCGGCCGGCTGCTGCTCAACGTCGTCACCGGCGGCGAGAGCCACGAGCAGCGCATGTTCGGCGACTTCCTGGACAAGACCGAGCGCTACGAGCGCTGCGACGAGTTCCTCACGATCGTGCGCCGGCTGTGGGCCGGCGAGACGGTCACCTTCGAGGGCAAGCACCTCCAGGTCGAGAACGCCTCCCTCGCCCAGATCCCCGACCCCGTCCCGGAGATCTACTTCGGCGGGTCCTCCCCGGCCGCCGGCGACGTCGCTGCCAAGCACGCCGACGTGTACCTCACCTGGGGCGAGCCGCCCGAGGCCGTGGCCGAGAAGGTGAAGTGGATCCGGGGCCTGGCCGAGCAGCAGGGCCGTGACATCACGTTCGGCATCCGGATGCACACGATCACCCGCGACACCGCCGAGGAGGCGTGGGCCGAGGCCGACCGCCTGGTCGCCGGGATCGACGAGGAGACCGTGGCCAAGGTCCAGGCCGGGCTGCGCAAGAGCGAGTCCGAGGGCCAGCGCCGGATGCTCGAGCTGAACGGCGGCAGCAAGGACGACCTCGAGATCTACCCCAACGTCTGGGCCGGGGTCGGCCTGGTCCGGGGCGGCGCCGGCACGGCGCTCGTGGGCAGCCACGAGCAGGTCGCCGAGCGGATCGAGGAGTACCACTCGGTCGGCATCGACGAGTTCGTGCTCTCGGCGTACCCCCACCTCGAGGGCGCCTACTGGTTCGGCGAGGGCGTGCTGCCGGTGCTGGCGAAGAAGGGCCTGTGGGAGCACCCGCACCCGACGGCCGTCAGCGCCCAGGTCCCCTTCGCCGCCGAGGGCTCGAAGGCGGCCTCGTGA
- a CDS encoding FAD-dependent oxidoreductase, which produces MPPSPSDRRRAVVVGGGIAGLTAARDLAAAGHEVLLLEGSDRLGGKLLRRRVAGVAVDVGAEAMLNRRPEGVELAEAVGLTVEHPTTASSRIWTRDALRPLPRSLMGVPLDVDDLARSGVLSDAGLARVREEPGLPPTRIEGDPSVGELVEARLGAEVVDRLVEPLLGGVYAGNSRALSARSTVPQLVAMAGRGSLLEAAAVLPISGVPVFAGLPGGMAGLVDALADLLAADPRVTLRTGATVRALGRTPEGFVLTVGPTTAPERVPADLVVLATPAAPTGRLLGDLAPVAAAELAAIEHASTAVVTLALRARDLTGTALLDGGSGFLVPPVDGRRIKAATFSFAKWGWVRDAGRGALDGEDLLLLRTSLGRHGDAVALQATDEELVAASLADLALATGLAARPVDTHVQRWGGGLPQYAPGHLERVARIRVDVARVPGLSVCGAAYDGVGIPAVIASAHRATMEP; this is translated from the coding sequence GTGCCCCCCTCCCCGAGCGACCGCCGTCGTGCCGTCGTCGTCGGGGGAGGGATCGCCGGCCTCACCGCCGCGCGCGACCTGGCCGCGGCCGGGCACGAGGTGCTGCTGCTCGAGGGCTCCGACCGGCTGGGCGGCAAGCTCCTGCGGCGGCGCGTGGCGGGCGTGGCCGTCGACGTCGGCGCCGAGGCGATGCTCAACCGCCGGCCCGAGGGGGTCGAGCTGGCCGAGGCGGTCGGGCTCACCGTCGAGCACCCCACCACGGCGTCGTCGCGCATCTGGACCCGCGACGCGCTGCGCCCGCTGCCTCGCTCGCTGATGGGCGTGCCCCTCGACGTCGACGACCTGGCCCGCTCCGGCGTGCTGTCGGACGCCGGCCTGGCCCGGGTCCGCGAGGAGCCGGGCCTGCCGCCGACGCGGATCGAGGGCGACCCGTCCGTCGGCGAGCTGGTCGAGGCCCGTCTCGGCGCCGAGGTCGTGGACCGCCTGGTCGAGCCCCTGCTCGGCGGGGTGTACGCCGGCAACTCACGCGCCCTGTCGGCCCGGTCGACCGTCCCGCAGCTGGTCGCGATGGCCGGGCGCGGGTCGCTGCTGGAGGCCGCCGCAGTGCTCCCGATCTCCGGCGTCCCCGTCTTCGCGGGCCTGCCCGGCGGCATGGCCGGCCTGGTCGACGCCCTGGCGGACCTGCTGGCCGCCGACCCGCGAGTCACGCTCCGCACCGGCGCCACCGTCCGCGCGCTCGGGCGGACGCCGGAGGGCTTCGTGCTCACCGTCGGCCCGACCACCGCGCCCGAGCGGGTGCCGGCCGACCTCGTTGTGCTCGCGACCCCGGCGGCCCCCACCGGGCGGCTGCTGGGCGACCTGGCCCCCGTCGCGGCAGCTGAGCTGGCCGCGATCGAGCACGCCTCGACCGCCGTGGTGACCCTCGCCCTCCGCGCCCGCGACCTGACCGGCACCGCGCTGCTCGACGGCGGCTCCGGCTTCCTCGTGCCTCCGGTCGACGGCCGCCGGATCAAGGCCGCCACCTTCTCCTTCGCCAAGTGGGGCTGGGTGCGCGACGCGGGTCGCGGCGCGCTCGACGGCGAGGACCTCCTGCTGCTGCGCACCTCGCTGGGCCGGCACGGCGACGCGGTGGCGCTCCAGGCCACGGACGAGGAGCTCGTGGCCGCCTCGCTCGCCGACCTGGCCCTCGCGACCGGGCTCGCCGCCCGTCCGGTCGACACCCACGTCCAGCGGTGGGGCGGCGGGCTGCCGCAGTACGCCCCCGGGCACCTCGAGCGGGTGGCCCGGATCCGGGTCGACGTGGCCCGGGTCCCCGGCCTGTCGGTCTGCGGGGCGGCGTACGACGGCGTGGGCATCCCGGCCGTCATCGCCTCCGCCCACCGCGCGACAATGGAGCCATGA
- a CDS encoding SfnB family sulfur acquisition oxidoreductase produces the protein MVALSLVNDIAPEVSRALVPVLTADEAVRVAGELAAELAAGSAERDTERILPAAELEALSASGLLAITVPEGYGGADLPAETLAEVFRLLASGDPSVAQIPHSHFVYVNALRHQGTDDQQVHLFGEVLRGKRFGNAQSEVGTKHVRDYRTTLTPRGDGGWLLNGEKGYSTGALFADWIPVLAHLDVDGPMHVAWVERTAPGVSVVDDWDGMGQRTTASGTVRLQDVRVDSDLITPYHLTFEGPQTYGAFAQLLHAALDAGIARAALSEAAGFVTTKSRPYPDAQVERAADDPLVVQAFGEMELQVRAAEALLAEAGRAVDRADAHLTEESAAHASLAVAAARASSTQASIEVGSRLFEVAGTRSALASLALDRHWRNARTHTLHDPAGWKVQHLGRYAVDGTFPPNHGQL, from the coding sequence ATGGTGGCCCTGTCCCTCGTCAACGACATCGCGCCGGAGGTGAGCCGCGCGCTGGTGCCCGTGCTCACCGCGGACGAGGCCGTCCGCGTGGCCGGCGAGCTCGCGGCCGAGCTGGCCGCCGGCTCCGCCGAGCGCGACACCGAGCGGATCCTCCCGGCCGCCGAGCTCGAGGCGCTGTCGGCCTCGGGCCTGCTCGCCATCACCGTGCCGGAGGGGTACGGCGGAGCCGACCTGCCGGCCGAGACGCTGGCCGAGGTGTTCCGCCTGCTCGCCTCGGGCGACCCGAGCGTCGCGCAGATCCCGCACAGCCACTTCGTCTACGTCAACGCGCTGCGCCACCAAGGCACCGACGACCAGCAGGTCCACCTGTTCGGCGAGGTGCTCCGCGGCAAGCGGTTCGGCAACGCGCAGTCCGAGGTCGGCACCAAGCACGTGCGCGACTACCGCACGACGCTCACGCCGCGCGGCGACGGCGGCTGGCTGCTGAACGGCGAGAAGGGTTACAGCACCGGCGCGCTGTTCGCGGACTGGATCCCCGTGCTCGCGCACCTCGACGTGGACGGGCCGATGCACGTGGCCTGGGTCGAGCGCACCGCCCCCGGCGTCAGCGTGGTCGACGACTGGGACGGCATGGGTCAGCGGACCACCGCGAGCGGCACCGTGCGGCTCCAGGACGTGCGGGTCGACTCGGACCTGATCACGCCGTACCACCTCACCTTCGAGGGCCCGCAGACGTATGGCGCGTTCGCTCAGCTGCTCCACGCCGCCCTCGACGCCGGGATCGCCCGGGCCGCGCTGAGCGAGGCGGCCGGCTTCGTGACCACCAAGAGCCGGCCCTACCCCGACGCGCAGGTCGAGCGGGCCGCCGACGACCCGCTCGTCGTACAGGCCTTCGGCGAGATGGAGCTGCAGGTCCGCGCGGCCGAGGCGCTGCTGGCCGAGGCCGGACGCGCCGTCGACCGGGCCGACGCCCACCTCACCGAGGAGAGCGCCGCCCACGCCAGCCTGGCGGTGGCCGCCGCCCGCGCCTCCAGCACCCAGGCCTCGATCGAGGTCGGCAGCCGGCTCTTCGAGGTGGCGGGCACCCGCTCGGCCCTCGCGAGCCTCGCCCTCGACCGGCACTGGCGCAACGCCCGCACGCACACGCTCCACGACCCGGCGGGGTGGAAGGTCCAGCACCTGGGCCGCTACGCCGTCGACGGCACGTTCCCGCCCAACCACGGGCAGCTGTAG
- a CDS encoding flavin reductase family protein, with protein MTVTALTTNQDLDPDRLREAFGIFPSGVVAVAAEVDGELIGLAASSFTSVSLEPALVSFSVARTSKTWPSLRRADHLGVTILADHHGEVCRQLAGDVAHRFDDVAVTATDDGAVTLDEGLARFECSIYREVEAGDHLIVILQLHAVEHADTSLPLVFHRSAFGRLADSA; from the coding sequence ATGACCGTCACCGCTCTCACCACCAACCAGGACCTCGACCCGGACCGCCTGCGCGAGGCCTTCGGCATCTTCCCGAGCGGCGTCGTCGCCGTGGCCGCGGAGGTCGACGGGGAGCTGATCGGGCTCGCCGCGAGCTCGTTCACCTCGGTCAGCCTCGAGCCGGCCCTGGTGTCGTTCTCCGTGGCCCGGACCTCGAAGACCTGGCCGTCCCTGCGGCGCGCCGACCACCTCGGCGTGACGATCCTGGCCGACCACCACGGCGAGGTCTGCCGCCAGCTCGCCGGCGACGTCGCCCACCGCTTCGACGACGTGGCCGTCACCGCGACCGACGACGGCGCGGTGACCCTCGACGAGGGCCTCGCCCGGTTCGAGTGCTCGATCTACCGCGAGGTGGAGGCCGGCGACCACCTGATCGTCATCCTCCAGCTGCACGCCGTCGAGCACGCCGACACCTCCCTGCCGCTGGTCTTCCACCGCAGCGCCTTCGGACGCCTGGCCGACAGCGCCTGA
- a CDS encoding NAD(P)H-dependent oxidoreductase: MTSRPGTRVAVVVGNPKPRSRTLEAALHVGRELTDGAEPDLVVDLADLGPALLDWSDPTVAGLVEEVGAADLVVVACPTYKGTYTGLLKLFLDRFATDGLHGVAVPLMLGAGPGHALAPELTLRPVLTEIGGIVPAKGLYVLDAAYDDPDAYTHWLGLARPAITAILDSTAGVTS, from the coding sequence GTGACCTCCCGTCCCGGCACCCGGGTCGCGGTCGTCGTCGGCAACCCCAAGCCGCGGTCGCGGACGCTCGAGGCGGCCCTGCACGTGGGGCGCGAGCTGACCGACGGGGCCGAGCCCGACCTCGTCGTCGACCTCGCGGACCTCGGCCCGGCGCTGCTCGACTGGTCCGACCCCACCGTGGCCGGGCTGGTCGAGGAGGTCGGCGCGGCCGACCTCGTCGTGGTCGCCTGCCCGACGTACAAGGGCACCTACACCGGGTTGCTCAAGCTCTTCCTCGACCGCTTCGCGACCGACGGGCTGCACGGCGTCGCCGTGCCGCTCATGCTCGGCGCCGGCCCCGGGCACGCCCTGGCGCCGGAGCTCACGCTGCGCCCGGTGCTCACCGAGATCGGGGGCATCGTGCCCGCCAAGGGGCTCTACGTCCTCGACGCGGCGTACGACGACCCGGACGCCTACACCCACTGGCTGGGGCTCGCCCGTCCCGCCATCACCGCCATCCTCGACAGCACGGCAGGAGTGACCTCATGA